From one Nodosilinea sp. PGN35 genomic stretch:
- a CDS encoding Hsp20/alpha crystallin family protein, whose translation MIIRRYLDPISEINAIRRQINDVFGDLTSEALTKSDWAPAIRLVDHGNEFVLTAHLVGVTAADLDVQVTADSVSVAGIRRAPEAPAAEGTQVLYDDTRYGSFQRLVNLPDAVQNDKVVADFTHGVLTLTLPKVVEARNKVVKISLGGTENPAIEAGEA comes from the coding sequence ATGATTATTCGTCGCTACCTCGACCCCATTTCTGAAATCAACGCCATTCGCCGTCAGATCAACGATGTCTTTGGCGACCTCACCAGCGAAGCGCTGACCAAGAGCGACTGGGCTCCCGCCATTCGCCTGGTTGACCACGGCAATGAGTTTGTGCTGACCGCTCATCTGGTGGGCGTCACCGCCGCCGATCTCGACGTGCAGGTAACCGCCGACAGCGTATCTGTTGCCGGTATTCGCAGGGCTCCCGAAGCCCCCGCCGCAGAAGGCACCCAGGTGCTCTACGACGACACCCGCTACGGCAGCTTCCAGCGTCTGGTCAACCTGCCCGACGCGGTGCAAAACGACAAGGTGGTCGCCGACTTTACCCACGGCGTGCTGACCCTGACCCTGCCCAAGGTGGTCGAAGCCCGCAATAAGGTAGTCAAAATCAGCCTGGGCGGCACCGAAAACCCCGCCATTGAAGCAGGCGAAGCCTAG
- a CDS encoding nitroreductase family protein gives MALSRRNFISIAGSTAVVVAAGHHLVRRDAMPAVAIAPWSGPGPAEPDRRKRVLAYAILAPNPHNMQPWIVDLRQGDRIDLYCDRDRLLPHTDPFSRQILIGHGAFLELLDLAASAEGYRAEITYFPAGEFGDRIDERPVATVRLVADPSRTPDSLFAQILQRRSAKVPFAAQPLTAEHRQALAAAYRDPLCPLTVATDPAQVLALQGVVQSGIEIELRTPRTYRESVDVMRIGAREVAEHRNGIDLTGAPIGIGRLLGLVSREKLADPTTQAFKSGVTMYRQMAVATPAFAWMTTADNRRTTQLKVGRAYARLNLQATALGVAMHPMSQVLQEYDEMQALQRGFLSLLNVAEGDTVQMLVRLGYAAPQPPAPRRDLQDLLLT, from the coding sequence ATGGCTCTCTCCCGCCGCAACTTTATCTCGATAGCTGGTTCGACCGCCGTTGTGGTCGCCGCTGGTCATCACCTGGTTCGTCGCGATGCCATGCCTGCGGTGGCGATCGCCCCCTGGTCTGGCCCCGGCCCCGCAGAGCCCGATCGCCGTAAGCGGGTGCTGGCCTACGCGATTCTGGCCCCCAACCCCCACAACATGCAGCCCTGGATTGTAGACCTGCGCCAGGGCGATCGCATCGATCTGTACTGCGATCGCGATCGCCTGCTGCCCCACACCGACCCGTTCTCCCGCCAGATTTTGATCGGCCACGGGGCGTTCTTAGAGCTGCTCGACTTAGCCGCCAGCGCTGAGGGCTACCGGGCCGAGATCACCTACTTTCCGGCGGGGGAGTTTGGCGATCGCATTGACGAGCGCCCCGTGGCCACCGTGCGCCTGGTGGCCGACCCCAGCCGCACTCCCGACTCGCTGTTTGCGCAGATTTTGCAGCGCCGCAGCGCCAAGGTGCCCTTTGCCGCCCAGCCCCTGACCGCCGAGCACCGCCAGGCCCTAGCTGCCGCCTACCGGGACCCGCTCTGTCCCCTCACCGTCGCCACCGACCCTGCCCAGGTGCTGGCCCTCCAGGGCGTGGTGCAGTCGGGCATCGAAATTGAGCTGCGCACGCCCCGCACCTATCGGGAAAGCGTCGATGTGATGCGAATTGGCGCTCGCGAGGTGGCCGAGCACCGCAACGGCATCGACCTGACGGGCGCACCCATTGGCATTGGACGCCTGCTGGGGCTGGTCAGCCGCGAAAAACTGGCCGACCCCACCACCCAGGCGTTTAAATCGGGGGTGACAATGTACCGCCAGATGGCCGTCGCCACGCCCGCCTTCGCCTGGATGACCACCGCCGACAACCGCCGCACCACCCAGCTCAAGGTCGGTCGCGCCTACGCTCGGCTCAACCTCCAGGCCACCGCCCTGGGGGTGGCCATGCACCCCATGAGCCAGGTGCTGCAAGAGTACGACGAGATGCAGGCGCTCCAGCGCGGCTTTTTGTCGCTGCTCAACGTGGCCGAGGGCGACACGGTGCAAATGCTGGTGCGGCTGGGCTACGCGGCCCCCCAACCCCCCGCCCCCCGGCGAGATCTGCAAGACTTGCTGCTAACCTGA
- a CDS encoding MarR family winged helix-turn-helix transcriptional regulator, which yields MSHHEPEKLTQILVWIGVANQLMTTRFNQYMADYDLPLPQFSMLNHFSRQPQAGHTITQLTAAFQANQPAITKTVQHLLKKGYLEVQVSESDRRVKYHYITEAGLQAHREAIARILPDAQLIFSDWSPDAIDTLHQSLFNLKNWLDDHRDTVAQAAQAEPPQGDKPLL from the coding sequence ATGAGCCACCATGAGCCCGAAAAACTAACCCAAATTTTGGTCTGGATTGGGGTCGCCAACCAGCTGATGACGACCCGCTTTAACCAGTACATGGCCGACTACGACCTGCCCCTGCCGCAGTTCTCGATGCTGAACCACTTCAGCCGCCAGCCCCAGGCGGGGCACACCATCACTCAGCTGACGGCGGCGTTTCAGGCCAACCAGCCCGCCATTACCAAAACCGTGCAGCACCTGCTCAAGAAGGGCTATCTGGAGGTGCAGGTGAGCGAGAGCGATCGCCGGGTGAAGTATCACTACATCACTGAGGCGGGGTTGCAGGCGCACAGAGAGGCGATCGCCCGTATTTTGCCCGACGCCCAGCTAATCTTTTCTGACTGGAGCCCCGATGCGATCGATACCCTGCACCAGTCGCTGTTTAACCTCAAAAACTGGCTTGACGACCACCGCGACACCGTGGCCCAGGCCGCCCAGGCCGAGCCGCCCCAGGGAGATAAGCCGCTATTGTAG
- a CDS encoding pentapeptide repeat-containing protein, with the protein MTQPVADITTAVALLQTYAAGRRDFANLVLSAVDLAGVDLKGADLSYADLSGSDLTGANLRGADLSYANLAEADLSGADLRGAMLIGTDLQTATLTGAVLVAADYDPHDTHFPAGFDPVQAGLKSDR; encoded by the coding sequence ATGACTCAGCCCGTCGCCGACATCACCACCGCCGTTGCGCTGCTGCAAACCTACGCCGCCGGGCGGCGCGACTTCGCCAACCTGGTGCTCTCCGCCGTAGACCTGGCCGGGGTAGACCTCAAGGGGGCCGACCTGAGCTACGCCGACCTTAGCGGCAGCGACCTGACTGGGGCCAACCTGCGCGGGGCCGACCTGAGCTATGCCAACCTGGCCGAGGCCGACCTGTCTGGGGCAGACCTGCGTGGGGCGATGCTAATTGGCACCGATTTGCAGACCGCCACTCTGACGGGGGCCGTGCTGGTCGCCGCCGACTACGATCCGCACGATACCCACTTCCCGGCTGGGTTTGACCCGGTGCAGGCGGGGCTTAAGAGCGATCGCTAG
- a CDS encoding NACHT domain-containing NTPase: MPPGDMRSQQNLTPKILWEYNSGKDISLSPAPCMDRAQLFDALSNLSPQDFERLLVGINMPRMHRAEASAKIGEQVSALLEWADSSIGPGVEAIACQLADLNRFEFDVYLRSLVATYEKWWEHYTLTDAIGKVEQVQTEQPSIFDFGLMVQTVTKDREPTDPESTSLQKDKEKTECLPVLEGIRKYADNHVLLVGRPGSGKSTALIRLLLEEATLSSSPSVLIERKEPARIPVLVELRYWQTSILERIRAFLCQHDPQLNLDDAALNSLLHQRRFLLLIDGLNELPSDEARTQLTTFRRDYPQVPMIFTTRDLGLGGDLGIEKKLEMQPLTEAQMKAFVRAYVPDQAEAMLRRLSDRLREFGQTPLLLWMLCEVFQQSPNRQMPTNLAEVFRAFTTMYEDSSVRKHEVALLKGDVRPLSDRRLWKDALKALAALIMQGETPVDFRVAIHRTEAERELGKLFASEKFPVRDILDDLLKYHLLQNRTTDQLEFRHQLIQEYYAAEHLLQLLPELSDEQLKRDYLNLLKWTEPVALMLALVDEEDMALRVVKLAMDDVDLMLGARLAGEVKMSLQAKTIGWINDQKIPTGLKVNCLATSHSEAAIPGLLQAIKDQDSDIRGLAAEALGQLGSDAVIPALCQALEDQDFGVRWSAAAALGQLGSDAAILVLRQALEDQDSRVRWSAAAALGQLESDRVIPALLQALEDQDSGVRRRAVAALGQLGSDRVIPALLQALEDQDSGVRKSAAAALGQLGSDTVIPNLFRALKDADSDVRIRVTAALEQLGEELETMKSIENLYRLLARTSDLSILKDIENIQNRSGLYKLPLNLSTSHDLEGDFSDSSLSFLGAELMQNAAAAVLFGMTKGIK, from the coding sequence TTGCCGCCTGGTGACATGCGATCGCAGCAAAATCTAACGCCCAAAATTCTCTGGGAGTACAATAGCGGTAAGGATATCTCCCTTAGCCCTGCCCCCTGTATGGATCGCGCGCAGCTTTTCGATGCCCTCAGCAATCTGTCGCCTCAAGACTTTGAGCGGCTGTTGGTCGGCATCAATATGCCCCGTATGCACCGGGCTGAGGCATCAGCCAAAATAGGCGAACAGGTCAGCGCTCTGCTGGAATGGGCCGATAGCTCGATTGGGCCAGGGGTGGAGGCGATCGCCTGCCAATTGGCCGACCTCAATCGCTTTGAGTTTGATGTGTACCTGCGATCGCTCGTCGCCACCTACGAGAAATGGTGGGAGCACTACACGCTGACGGATGCGATCGGCAAAGTTGAGCAAGTACAGACAGAGCAACCCTCAATTTTTGACTTTGGCCTCATGGTGCAAACCGTCACCAAAGACCGAGAGCCAACTGACCCGGAGAGTACTTCGCTTCAGAAAGACAAAGAAAAAACCGAATGTCTGCCCGTGCTAGAGGGCATTCGCAAGTATGCCGACAACCATGTGCTGCTGGTGGGCCGCCCCGGCTCTGGCAAGTCCACGGCATTGATACGACTGCTGCTGGAAGAGGCGACCCTCTCCTCCAGCCCTTCTGTCCTAATTGAGAGAAAGGAGCCAGCACGGATTCCTGTTTTGGTGGAATTGCGCTATTGGCAGACTTCAATTTTGGAGCGCATTCGAGCGTTTCTCTGCCAGCACGACCCCCAGCTAAATTTGGATGATGCCGCTTTAAACTCCCTGCTGCACCAGAGACGTTTTTTGCTGCTGATCGACGGCCTCAACGAGCTGCCCTCCGACGAGGCCCGCACCCAGCTAACCACCTTTCGGCGCGACTACCCCCAGGTGCCGATGATCTTCACCACGCGAGATCTGGGCCTGGGGGGCGACCTGGGCATTGAGAAAAAGCTGGAGATGCAGCCGCTGACCGAAGCGCAAATGAAAGCGTTCGTTCGTGCCTATGTGCCCGACCAGGCGGAGGCGATGCTGCGGCGATTGAGCGATCGCCTGCGAGAATTTGGCCAAACTCCGTTGCTGCTGTGGATGCTGTGCGAGGTGTTTCAGCAGTCGCCCAATCGGCAAATGCCCACCAACCTGGCAGAGGTGTTTCGGGCGTTTACGACTATGTATGAAGACAGCAGCGTGCGCAAGCATGAGGTGGCACTGCTGAAGGGGGATGTGCGGCCCTTGAGCGATCGCCGCCTGTGGAAAGACGCTCTCAAAGCCCTAGCGGCCCTGATAATGCAGGGCGAAACCCCGGTGGATTTTCGCGTGGCAATTCACCGCACCGAAGCCGAACGCGAACTCGGCAAACTCTTTGCCAGCGAGAAATTCCCCGTCCGCGACATTTTAGACGACCTGCTCAAATACCACCTGCTGCAAAACCGCACCACCGACCAACTCGAATTTCGCCACCAGCTCATTCAGGAATACTACGCCGCAGAACATTTGCTGCAACTGCTGCCAGAGCTAAGCGATGAGCAACTCAAGCGCGACTACCTGAACCTTTTGAAGTGGACAGAACCTGTTGCCCTAATGCTCGCGCTGGTAGATGAGGAAGACATGGCGCTGCGGGTGGTGAAGTTGGCAATGGACGACGTGGATTTGATGCTAGGGGCCAGACTTGCCGGGGAGGTGAAGATGTCCCTGCAAGCTAAAACTATTGGCTGGATCAATGACCAGAAAATTCCAACAGGCTTGAAAGTTAACTGTTTGGCCACTAGCCACAGTGAGGCGGCGATACCGGGCTTGCTCCAGGCCATTAAAGACCAGGACTCGGATATTCGTGGGCTTGCGGCAGAGGCATTAGGGCAATTGGGGAGTGATGCGGTGATTCCAGCCTTGTGCCAGGCCCTTGAAGACCAAGACTTCGGAGTTCGTTGGAGCGCAGCAGCAGCGTTAGGGCAGTTGGGGAGTGATGCGGCGATTCTAGTCTTGCGCCAGGCCCTCGAAGACCAAGACTCCAGGGTTCGTTGGAGCGCAGCAGCAGCGTTAGGGCAATTGGAGAGTGATAGGGTGATTCCAGCCTTGCTCCAGGCCCTCGAAGACCAAGACTCCGGGGTTCGTAGGAGGGCAGTAGCAGCATTAGGGCAACTGGGGAGTGATAGGGTGATTCCAGCCTTGCTCCAGGCCCTCGAAGACCAAGACTCCGGGGTTCGTAAGAGCGCAGCAGCAGCATTAGGGCAATTGGGGAGTGATACGGTGATTCCCAATTTATTCCGTGCTCTTAAAGATGCAGATTCTGATGTTCGAATTAGAGTTACTGCTGCTTTAGAACAATTAGGCGAAGAATTAGAGACGATGAAGTCAATAGAAAACCTTTACAGACTCCTAGCAAGGACATCAGACCTATCTATACTAAAAGATATAGAAAATATTCAAAATCGCTCTGGCCTATACAAGCTTCCGCTAAATCTTAGTACTTCGCATGACTTAGAGGGAGATTTCAGTGATTCGAGCTTGTCTTTTCTTGGTGCCGAGTTAATGCAAAATGCAGCAGCAGCAGTTCTGTTTGGCATGACCAAAGGAATTAAATAG
- a CDS encoding UPF0175 family protein gives MQITLNLPDSLSQTETFSQSDWFREIAVALFQQERISLSRASKIAGMELIDFQKLLADRNICVHYDIEDFEQDVQHLRDRGWL, from the coding sequence ATGCAAATCACCCTTAACTTACCTGACAGCCTCAGCCAAACCGAAACCTTTAGCCAAAGCGATTGGTTTCGAGAGATTGCCGTAGCCCTTTTTCAGCAAGAGCGCATTTCTCTCAGCCGCGCTAGCAAAATTGCAGGTATGGAGCTAATCGACTTTCAAAAACTTCTAGCTGATCGCAATATCTGCGTCCACTACGATATCGAAGACTTTGAGCAAGACGTTCAGCACCTACGCGATCGGGGCTGGCTATGA
- a CDS encoding DUF1517 domain-containing protein yields MQINPGLKRLWSMISAATVLIALVVYLGVVPAVKGQPVFLQTVESHWLRDGLLPQGAIAEQAVSGGMSRGGSFSRPAPAPSAPRSLPPSGGGYGGGYGGGYGYRSAPGPVIVPYPTYTPAPVYVDSGDDGGGELFFIIVVLGFILLPLVFSYIQSSRRGDYPAATGSQSELLNDIVTVSRLQVVLLAGARDLQRQLDRIALEADLTTSAGLAAQLRATVLALLRHPDYWTHVRAESQTVAGREKASELFERLSIQERSKFAVETLINVGGEVQRRAMPTGPSDEVASHIVVTLLLGTADDRPLFNSVNSVADLRAVLQRLGSISPAYLLVYELLWTPQDTSDSLSADELIANYPDLVML; encoded by the coding sequence ATGCAGATAAACCCTGGCCTGAAGCGGTTGTGGTCAATGATTTCTGCGGCCACTGTGCTGATTGCCCTGGTGGTTTATCTGGGCGTGGTGCCAGCGGTGAAGGGCCAGCCAGTTTTCTTGCAAACCGTGGAATCACACTGGCTGAGGGATGGGCTGCTGCCCCAGGGCGCGATCGCAGAACAAGCGGTCAGTGGCGGCATGAGTCGAGGCGGCTCGTTTAGTCGGCCAGCGCCAGCGCCATCGGCTCCGCGCAGTCTGCCTCCCAGCGGCGGTGGCTACGGCGGTGGCTATGGCGGCGGCTATGGCTACCGCTCGGCCCCAGGCCCGGTGATTGTGCCCTACCCCACCTATACTCCGGCTCCCGTTTATGTCGACTCTGGCGATGATGGCGGTGGCGAACTGTTCTTCATCATTGTGGTGCTGGGGTTTATTCTGCTGCCCCTCGTGTTTAGCTACATCCAGAGCAGCCGCCGAGGGGACTACCCAGCAGCGACCGGCAGCCAGAGCGAGTTGCTCAACGATATCGTCACCGTGTCGCGCCTCCAGGTGGTGCTGCTGGCCGGGGCGCGTGACCTCCAGCGCCAGCTCGATCGCATTGCCCTAGAGGCCGACCTCACCACCTCGGCGGGGCTGGCCGCCCAGCTGCGCGCCACCGTGCTGGCCCTGCTGCGCCATCCCGACTACTGGACCCACGTGCGGGCCGAGTCGCAAACCGTAGCCGGGCGAGAGAAAGCCTCGGAACTGTTTGAGCGCCTCTCGATTCAAGAGCGCAGCAAGTTTGCGGTTGAGACGCTGATTAATGTGGGCGGCGAGGTGCAGCGGCGGGCGATGCCCACTGGCCCCAGCGATGAGGTGGCCTCGCACATTGTGGTGACCCTGCTGCTGGGCACGGCGGACGATCGCCCCCTGTTTAACTCTGTCAACTCCGTGGCCGATCTTAGAGCGGTACTGCAACGCCTCGGCTCGATTTCGCCCGCCTACCTGCTGGTGTATGAACTGCTGTGGACGCCTCAAGACACCAGCGACAGCCTCAGCGCCGATGAGCTAATCGCCAACTACCCCGACCTGGTGATGCTGTAG
- a CDS encoding YbaY family lipoprotein: MNKRVFLALVGASLMAATLGGGMGNQAIAQTQPEWHNCLTREVFTPEKQAWCNRWSTLQNGTYIVPLGFGPEPTFETVTLENGEYNRPGELVVSLANEPNWLAFGDIDGDGRDDAAVIFGVNQGGGSNLVTYLAAVMDIDGEAEALRPVALGERILLNGPTTIANQRITVAQLTQTEVINRSFVVDGGSLSELAQLPSPERAEVPDGTVVFSQTTTHAVRVFTRDGQPYINLFNRASRRQELNGVRAIAVTSVEGMVFMTSGSTAQGQPAVRVSISPDGSQTFEVNDTVQTNSASVTGTVTYLPRIAMPPHAVLEVSLLDVSRADAPAITLASQSVVFGDRQVPIPFELVYNPDQIDPRFSYAVQARILVDGDLRFINTSRFAVITQGNPTEVEVRVDPVSR, translated from the coding sequence ATGAACAAGCGAGTATTTTTGGCCCTGGTGGGGGCTAGTCTGATGGCCGCAACCCTGGGTGGTGGAATGGGGAATCAGGCGATCGCGCAGACCCAGCCCGAGTGGCACAACTGCCTGACCCGCGAAGTGTTTACCCCCGAGAAGCAGGCCTGGTGCAATCGCTGGAGCACGCTGCAAAACGGCACCTACATCGTGCCCCTGGGCTTTGGCCCCGAACCCACCTTTGAAACCGTCACCCTAGAGAATGGGGAGTACAACCGCCCCGGCGAGCTGGTGGTGAGCCTGGCCAACGAGCCCAACTGGCTGGCCTTTGGCGACATCGACGGCGACGGCAGGGATGACGCCGCTGTGATCTTTGGCGTCAACCAGGGGGGCGGCAGCAACCTGGTCACCTACCTGGCGGCGGTGATGGATATTGACGGCGAGGCCGAAGCGCTGCGGCCGGTGGCCCTGGGCGAACGAATTCTGCTCAACGGCCCCACCACCATTGCAAACCAGCGCATCACCGTGGCCCAGCTGACCCAGACCGAGGTAATCAACCGCAGCTTTGTGGTCGATGGCGGCAGCCTCAGCGAGCTGGCCCAGCTGCCCAGCCCCGAGCGGGCGGAGGTGCCCGATGGCACCGTGGTCTTTTCGCAAACCACGACTCATGCGGTGCGGGTGTTTACCCGCGACGGGCAGCCCTACATCAACCTGTTTAATAGGGCTAGCAGACGGCAGGAGCTGAATGGCGTGCGGGCGATCGCGGTAACTTCAGTAGAGGGCATGGTCTTTATGACCTCTGGCTCCACCGCCCAGGGGCAGCCCGCCGTACGGGTCAGCATTTCCCCCGATGGCAGTCAAACCTTTGAGGTCAACGACACCGTGCAAACCAACTCCGCCAGCGTGACCGGCACCGTCACCTACCTGCCCCGCATTGCCATGCCCCCCCACGCCGTGCTGGAAGTCAGCCTGCTGGATGTCAGCCGGGCCGACGCCCCCGCCATTACCCTGGCGTCTCAAAGCGTGGTGTTTGGTGACCGGCAGGTACCCATCCCCTTTGAGCTGGTGTACAACCCCGACCAGATCGACCCCCGCTTTTCCTACGCGGTGCAGGCCCGCATTTTAGTCGATGGCGATCTGCGCTTTATCAACACCAGCCGGTTTGCGGTGATTACCCAGGGCAATCCGACTGAGGTAGAGGTCAGGGTTGACCCGGTGTCGCGCTAG
- the gghA gene encoding glucosylglycerol hydrolase: MAQAPLQPLVYLVEDETQTVLDWAATVASSEDTYFQRGQRLARRLGAHYRRDGLTEFGFWTPELVADIIQSERTLELEILTPLQPIDFRAPQQTLRFQRDRLPVMQQGEFVWAVVAGVKPGSRDRAGSFYWLRYIDAEGRLNYIRDPLAYSLPYGVFAPAEVYDLRRLQQRRADLGYLARSSAPKGGLDPEIPRVPAPTNILQIHVKTASAEGSLEGLTRIYQRISDKLAAGEALTPAEAAYTGYEAVQLLPVEPTIEYRREDTNTEHEFFAIAETAAFNTVKKDEAPGDEASTHLTVTLRQPNTQNWGYDVPILGSATTNPAVLGSLRPDEMVEFIATLHTFSTGPIQLIYDLVYGHADNQGLELLTQQFFKGPNMYGQDLNHQLPQVRAILLEMQRRKINTGADGIRVDGGQDFRFFNPLSGRVEQDDVYLLAMSDVVQDIQGYRRRMFTIFEDGRPWPEPGWEEKSTYRELIEAKPGSFQWGPLIFAHNTPTLKGFWDRKWRRVCEVIFQGDHWITGCGNHDTVRRGNQIELDADINWNLGKSLPEALNRAYNNSATLLWVHGFCPGLPMDFLNASLETPWGFFRNTDDRYGVKVVSEEVGFLDWEIEPELYRQPHAFPQLKSLGFETLAQLKGFANALRQAMVETDYNLEEVAQICQHCLGEGADGVVCEVPALEELNRPSLPRFLATLDVPKLKQFAMAFMEDGHDICNVAHYVEQANPDRGYFGMALRQFRRQRPWLRENLMGRDRFNRISDDERTLFYGYRIEPHSTDGQAPQEVAMVAHLGGAPTTVTLGDWLQLDLGAWQVGLATPGLELDPGADALRSFELRDGEGLLLVKGAETPARS, from the coding sequence ATTGCTCAGGCTCCCCTTCAGCCCCTGGTTTACCTGGTTGAAGACGAAACCCAAACGGTGCTCGACTGGGCCGCGACGGTGGCCAGTTCGGAGGACACCTACTTTCAGCGGGGGCAGCGGCTGGCCCGGCGACTCGGTGCCCACTACCGCCGCGATGGGCTGACCGAGTTTGGGTTCTGGACGCCGGAGCTGGTGGCCGACATCATTCAGTCGGAGCGCACCCTGGAGCTAGAAATTCTCACGCCGCTACAGCCGATCGACTTTCGCGCCCCCCAGCAGACGCTCCGGTTTCAGCGCGATCGCCTGCCGGTGATGCAGCAGGGGGAGTTTGTCTGGGCGGTGGTGGCGGGGGTAAAGCCGGGCAGCCGCGATCGCGCTGGCAGCTTCTACTGGCTGCGCTACATCGACGCCGAGGGCCGACTCAACTACATTCGCGACCCCCTGGCCTACTCGCTGCCCTACGGCGTGTTTGCCCCCGCCGAAGTGTACGACCTCCGGCGGCTCCAGCAGCGGCGGGCCGACTTGGGCTACCTGGCCCGCAGTTCAGCCCCCAAGGGCGGCCTCGACCCCGAAATTCCCCGGGTGCCCGCCCCCACCAACATTCTGCAAATCCACGTCAAAACCGCCTCCGCCGAGGGCAGCCTGGAGGGGCTGACCCGCATTTACCAGCGCATTTCTGACAAACTCGCCGCTGGCGAAGCCCTCACCCCCGCCGAAGCCGCCTACACCGGCTACGAAGCGGTGCAGCTGCTGCCGGTGGAGCCCACCATCGAGTACCGCCGCGAAGACACCAACACCGAGCACGAGTTTTTTGCGATCGCCGAAACTGCCGCTTTTAACACCGTCAAGAAAGACGAGGCCCCTGGAGACGAGGCCAGCACCCACCTCACCGTCACCCTGCGCCAGCCCAACACCCAAAACTGGGGCTACGATGTGCCCATTCTGGGCAGCGCCACCACCAACCCGGCGGTGCTGGGCAGCCTGCGCCCCGACGAAATGGTCGAGTTCATCGCCACCCTGCACACCTTCTCCACCGGCCCCATCCAGCTGATTTACGACCTGGTCTACGGCCACGCCGACAATCAGGGCCTTGAGCTGCTCACCCAGCAGTTCTTCAAAGGCCCTAACATGTACGGCCAGGACCTCAACCACCAGCTGCCCCAGGTGCGCGCCATTTTGCTAGAGATGCAGCGGCGCAAGATCAACACCGGGGCCGACGGCATTCGCGTCGATGGCGGCCAGGACTTTCGTTTTTTTAACCCCCTCAGCGGCCGGGTCGAGCAGGACGACGTGTACCTGTTGGCCATGAGCGATGTGGTGCAGGATATCCAGGGCTACCGGCGGCGCATGTTTACCATCTTTGAGGATGGCCGCCCCTGGCCGGAGCCGGGCTGGGAGGAAAAATCGACCTACCGCGAGCTGATCGAGGCCAAGCCGGGCTCGTTTCAGTGGGGACCGCTAATTTTTGCCCACAACACCCCCACCCTGAAGGGCTTTTGGGATCGCAAGTGGCGACGGGTGTGCGAAGTGATCTTCCAGGGCGACCACTGGATTACCGGCTGCGGCAACCACGACACCGTGCGCCGGGGCAACCAAATTGAGCTGGATGCCGACATCAACTGGAACCTGGGCAAGTCCCTGCCCGAGGCCCTCAACCGGGCCTACAACAACTCGGCCACCCTGCTGTGGGTGCACGGCTTTTGTCCGGGGCTGCCGATGGACTTTCTCAACGCCAGCCTGGAAACTCCCTGGGGCTTTTTTCGCAACACCGACGATCGCTACGGGGTCAAGGTGGTCTCCGAAGAGGTGGGCTTTTTGGACTGGGAGATTGAGCCCGAGCTGTACCGTCAGCCCCACGCCTTTCCCCAGCTCAAGTCCCTCGGATTTGAGACGCTGGCACAGCTGAAGGGGTTTGCCAATGCCCTGCGCCAGGCCATGGTCGAAACCGACTACAACCTGGAGGAGGTGGCCCAGATCTGTCAGCACTGCCTGGGCGAGGGGGCCGACGGCGTGGTGTGCGAAGTGCCCGCCCTCGAAGAACTCAACCGGCCCAGCCTGCCCCGATTTTTGGCCACCCTCGATGTGCCCAAGCTGAAGCAGTTTGCCATGGCCTTCATGGAAGACGGCCACGACATCTGCAACGTGGCCCACTACGTTGAGCAGGCCAATCCCGATCGCGGCTACTTTGGCATGGCCCTGCGGCAGTTTCGGCGGCAGCGCCCCTGGCTGCGCGAGAACCTGATGGGCCGCGATCGCTTCAACCGCATCAGCGACGACGAGCGCACCCTGTTCTACGGCTACCGCATTGAGCCCCACTCCACCGACGGGCAGGCTCCTCAGGAAGTGGCGATGGTGGCCCACCTGGGCGGTGCTCCGACCACGGTCACCCTCGGTGACTGGCTTCAGCTCGACCTGGGGGCGTGGCAGGTGGGTCTTGCCACACCGGGGCTGGAGCTTGACCCCGGTGCTGACGCCCTGCGCTCCTTTGAGCTGCGCGACGGGGAGGGCCTGCTGCTGGTGAAGGGGGCTGAAACCCCAGCGAGGAGCTGA